GAACCAGTCGATCGACGATTCCAATGCGGAACTAGCCCGCGACCTTCGCCTCCTCGTGCGCGAGCGGCTGAAGAACGGTGACAGCGATGAGGCGGTGATCGACTATGTGGTCTCCCGCTACGGCGAATTCGTGCTGCTTAGCCCGCGTGTGCGCGGCGAGACGCTGCTGCTGTGGGGCGCGCCGCTGGTGCTCTTCCTCGCCGGCGCGACCGCGATGATCCTCTTCGTGCGCCGGCGCAGCGGCCAGCCGACGGGCACGCCGCTTTCCGAAGCGGAAAAGTCCGAGCTCGAACGCGCCCTGAAAAACGACTAGCCGAATTCCCAACATTACGAAAAATTCATGCGGCGGATAGTGCCATGTAATGTGCGCCGGCCTATCTCTTTCCCATCGGCTGCCGGGCGCAGCCATGAGAGAAGAGAAAAAAGGTGCAAAGAATGTCCAAGATCTCCGCATTCCGTCCTGGCCTCAAGACCGTGCTGCAGACGACCACCGTCGCCGGGCTTGCGGCCGTCATGCTTGCGACCGGCATTCCCGCGCGCGTCACCGAAAGCCACGCCGAGGCCGTCGCCGTCCAGGCGCCCCAGGTCGCGAGCTTCGCGGATGTCGTTTCGGCCGTCTCCCCCGCAGTGGTTTCCGTCCGCGTCCAGTCCGATGTGAAGCAGGCCAATGACGAGAGCAATTTCAGCTTCAACTTCGGCGGCCGCGGCTTCGACGATCTTCCCGACGATCACCCGCTGAAGCGCTTCTTCCGTGAATTCGGCGGTCAGGACCAGTTCCATGGCGATCGCGGTCCGGATCGCCGCTTCGGCGACCGTCGCGGCCCGAACCGCAAGCCGCATCTGCGCCCGACCGCGCAGGGTTCCGGCTTCTTCATCTCCGAAGACGGCTATATCGTCACCAACAACCACGTCGTCAGCGACGGCTCGGCCTTCACGGTCGTCATGAACGACGGCACCGAACTCAACGCGACGCTCGTCGGCAAGGACAGCCGCACCGACCTCGCCGTGCTGAAGGTCGCCGAGAAGGACAAGCGCAAGTTCACCTATGTCAGCTTCGCCGATGATAACCAGATCCGCGTCGGCGACTGGGTCGTCGCCGTCGGCAATCCGTTCGGCCTCGGCGGCACGGTGACGGCCGGCATCATCTCGGCCCGCGGCCGCGACATCGGCTCCGGCCCCTATGACGACTACCTCCAGGTGGACGCCGCCGTGAACCGCGGCAATTCGGGCGGCCCGACCTTCAACCTCTCCGGCCAGGTCGTCGGCATCAACACCGCAATCTTCTCGCCCTCGGGCGGCAATGTCGGCATCGCCTTCGCCATCCCGGCTTCCGTCGCCAAGGGCGTCGTCGCCGACCTGATGAAGGACGGCAAGGTCGACCGGGGCTGGCTCGGCGTGCAGATCCAGCCGGTAAGCCGCGACATCGCCGACTCGCTCGGCCTTGCCGATGCCGCCGGTGCCCTCGTCGTCGAGCCGCAGGCCGACTCCCCCGGCGCCAAGGCCGGCATCAAGAAGGGCGACGTGATCACCGCGCTCGACGGTGAACCCGTCAAGGACCCGCGTGACCTTGCCCGCCGCGTCGCCGACATCGCGCCCGGCAAGAAGGTCGATATCTCGGTCTGGCGCGATGGCAAGTCGCAGAATGTGTCGGTCGAGATCGGCACGCTGGCCGGCGAGCAGATCCAGGCCTCGGCGACGCCCGACGAAGCGGCTCCGGCCGAGGAGAACAGCGAGCAGGCGCTCGCCGATCTCGGCATTTCGGTGACGCCGGGCGACGACGGCCTGACGGTCTCCACCGTCGATCCGGACTCCGACGCCAGCGACCGGGGCCTCAAGGAAGGCGACCGCATCACCTCCGTCAACAACCAGACGGTCAAGTCGGCCGACGACGTGATGAAAGTGATCGAGGGCGCCCGCAAGGACGGCCGCACCAAGGCGCTGTTCCAGATCGAGACCAAGGACGGCAGCCGCTTCCTGGCGCTGCCGATCGATCAGGGCTGACCGGCTCCGTTGTTCCCTGCCCACGGCGCCGCGAGATCGAAAGGTTTCGCGGCGCTGCCGTATGGGGGGCGGCTTCTAGCCAAGACCCTCCGAACATGCTGTAAGGTCCCTACGATGAAGATATTGATTGTTGAAGACGATCTGGAGGCGGCGGCCTATCTCTCGAAGGCCTTTCGCGAGGCGGGCATCGTGCTCGATCATGCCAGCGATGGCGAAAGTGGGCTCTTCCTTGCCACCGAGAACACCTATGACGTCCTCGTCATCGATCGCATGCTGCCGCGCCGCGATGGCCTGTCGTTGATCTCGGAGCTGCGCCGCCGCAATATCCACACGCCGGTGCTTATCCTCTCGGCCCTCGGCCAGGTCGACGACCGCGTGACGGGTCTTCGCGCCGGCGGCGACGATTACCTTCCCAAGCCCTATGCCTTCAGCGAGCTTCTGGCGCGCATCGAGGTGCTGGGCCGCCGCAAGGGCACGCCCGAGCAGGACATGGTCTACCGCGTCGGCGATCTCGAGCTCGACCGGCTCTCCCACACCGTCAAGCGCGCCGGCAAGGAAATCCTCCTCCAGCCGCGTGAATTCCGCCTGCTCGAATATCTCATGAAGAATGCCGGGCAGGTGGTGACGCGCACCATGCTGCTCGAAAATGTCTGGGACTATCATTTCGACCCGCAGACCAACGTCATCGACGTCCATGTCTCGCGGCTGCGCTCGAAGATCGAGAAGGACTTCGACCAACCGCTGCTGCGCACGGTGCGCGGCGCCGGATACATGATGAAGGACGAGGCGGCAGGCTGACCCCATGAACCGCATGCTCGGCAGGCTGACCGCCCTCTACCGCACCACCGCCGTGCGCCTCTCCGCCGTCTATCTGCTGCTCTTCGCCGCCTGCGCGGCCTTCCTCGTCTTCTACGTTTCCTCCATGTCGGAGGGGCTGCTCCAGCAGCAGATGCGCGAGGCGGTGGCGCAGGAGGCCGACCAGATCGAGCGGATCTTCGACAACAACGGCATGAACGGCCTCTTGCGCACGCTGGAGCGCCGCTCCCGCCAGCCCGGCGCGAACCTCTACATCATCGCCAGCCCCACCGGCGAGGTGCTGGCCGGCAATGTCGCCTCCCTCCAGCCCGGCGTGCTCGACACCGAGGGCTGGACGGAGATGCCGTTCCGCTACCAGCGCTACCAGGAGGAGGCGCGCGGCAACAGCCGGCCGATGGCCTATGCGCAGGTGATCGTGCTCTCCAACGGCCTTCGCGTGCTGGTCGGCCGCGATCTTGGCGAGCCGGAGAATTTTCGTGTGCTGGTGCGCCAGGCGCTGATGGTGGCGCTCGGCGTCATGGGCGTCGGCGCGCTCGCCATCTGGTACCTGATCGGCCGCAACGCGCTGAAGCGCATGGACCGCATGTCAGACGCCAGCCAGCGCATCATGGCCGGCGACCTCTCGCAGCGCCTGCCGACCAGCGGCTCCGGCGACGAGTTCGACCGCCTGTCGGAATCGCTGAACACCATGCTGGGTCGCATCGAGAAGCTGAACGAGGGCCTGAAGCAGGTCTCCGACAACATCGCGCACGATCTCAAGACCCCGCTGACGCGCCTGCGCAACAAGGCGGAGGCCGCGCTTGCCGGCGGCGAAGCGGCGGAACATCGTACGGCGCTGGAGGAGATGATCGGCGAATCCGACCAGCTCATCCGCACCTTCAACGCGCTCCTGATGATCTCCCGCGTCGAGGCCGGCCAGGCGCCCGCCGAGATGAGCGCCGTCGATATCAGCGAGATCGCCCATGACAGCGCCGAGCTCTACGAGCCCGTCGCGGAGGATTGCGGCCTGCGGCTCGTCACCGAGATTGCCGACGGCATCGAGGTCAAGGGCAATCGCGAGCTGATCGGCCAAGCGCTCGGCAATCTCATCGACAATGCCGTCAAATATGCCGAGGGCAGCGAGGGCGAACCGGAGATTCGCGTCTCGCTCGCGCGGCGCGAGGGCGACGTCGTCCTTTCCGTTGCCGACAGCGGCCCCGGCGTGCCGGACGACAAGCGCGACGACGTGGTGCAGCGCTTCGTGCGCCTCGACGCGAGCCGCTCCAAGCCGGGCACCGGCCTCGGCCTCTCGCTTGTCGGCGCCGTGATGGAGATGCATCACGGCCGGCTGGAGCTCGACGCGACCCATCCCGAGCGGGAAAACAATCGGGGGCTGACCGTCAGGATGGTTTTCCCCATCCTCCCGGACTGATACACCTCCTCGAAACGGCGAGGAGACATCATGAGCGTGACGGAAGCGACGCGGTTTTCCGATCTTTCGGCATCCCCCATCCGGCCCCTGAGCCAAACGGAAGTCAAATCGGTCCTGTCCGACCTCAAGGATTGGGGCAGGGAACACGCCGGCATTGCGAAGCTTCTTGCCGAGGATGGCCCGCTCAAGGATTTCATCGTCGCGGCCTTCACGCTCTCGCCCTATCTGCGCGATACCGCCCGTATCGATCCGGCCCTTCTCGTCCGCGCGCTGGAGGAGCCGATCCTTCCCGCCATCGAGGCCGCCGTCGCCCGCACCCGCAAGGCGTGGGAGCCGGGGGAGGGCGGCGAGGTGACGGAAGCGATGCTGATGACGCGGCTGCGCGTCGCCAAGCGCGAGGTCGCCTTCCTGACGGCGCTCGCCGATCTTGCCCGCATCTTCGACGCCCGCAAGACCACGGCGCTCCTGACCGGGCTTGCGGAAGCGGCGACATCGGCGGCCATCGACCATCTCCTTCTTTCGGCGCATGCGAGCGGCAAGCTGAAGCTGCCTGATCCCGCCCGCCCGAGCGAGAAGTCCGGCCTCATCGTGCTCGGCATGGGCAAGCTCGGCGCGGCCGAGCTCAACTATTCCTCGGATATCGACCTCGTCGTCTTCTTCGATCCGATGGCGGACGTGGCGGTCGATCCGAGCGAGGCGGTCGAGACCTTTTCGCGCCTCGTGCGCCGGCTGATCCGCATCATGCAGGAGCGCACGGCCGACGGCTATGTCTTCCGCACGGACCTGCGCCTCCGGCCCGATCCCGGCGCGACGCCGCTCGCCATCTCCTTCGATTCGGCCATGCTCTATTATGAGGGGCGAGGCCAGAACTGGGAGCGCGCCGCCTTCATCAAGGCCAAGCCCATCGCCGGCGATCTCAAGGCCGGCGAAGCCTTCCTCAGGGGTCTCGTGCCCTTCGTCTTCCGCAAATACCTCGACTATGCGGCGATCGCCGACATCCATTCGATCAAGCGGCAGATCCATGTGCACAAGGGTCATGGCGAGATCGCCGTGAAGGGCCACAACGTCAAGCTCGGCCGCGGCGGCATCCGCGAGATCGAGTTCTTCGTGCAGACCCAGCAGCTCATCGCCGGCGGCCGCGTGCCGGCGCTGCGCCTGCGCGCCACCGAGCCCATGCTGGCCGAGCTTGCGAAAGCCAACTGGATCGACGAGGCGACGGCGCGGGAGCTGACGGACGCCTACTGGTTCCTGCGCGACGTCGAGCATCGCGTGCAGATGGTGCGCGACGAGCAGAGCCACATCCTGCCCGAAACCGAGGCCGAGCTGAAGCGCATCGCCTTCATGATGGGTTTTGCCGACACCGCCGCCTTCTCCGCAAAGCTGGTCGAAGTGCTGAAGACCGTCGAGCGGCGCTATGCGGCGCTCTTCGAGCAGGAGGCGAAGCTCTCCTCCGAGACGGGCAACCTCGTCTTCACCGGCCAGAAGGACGACCCGGATACGCTGGAGACCCTGAAGCGTCTCGGCTTCGAGCGGCCCGCCGACATTTCCCGCACCATCCGCACCTGGCATTACGGCCGCTACCGCGCCACGCAATCCGTCGAGGCGCGCGAGCGGCTGACGGAGCTGACGCCACAGCTGCTGCGCGTCTTCGGCGAGAGCAAGCGGGCGGACGAGGCGCTGCTGCGCTTCGACAGCTTCATCTCCGGCCTGCCGGCGGGCATCCAGCTCTTCTCGCTGCTCGGCAACAATCCGGCGCTGCTCTCCCTCATCGTCAACATCATGTCGTCCGCGCCGAAGCTGGCCGAGGTGATCGCGGCCAAGCCCCATGTCTTCGACGGCATGCTGGACCCTGGCCTCCTCGCGGAGTTGCCGACCCGCGCCTACCTATCCGAGCGCATCGAAGGCTTTGTCTCCGGCGCGCGGCACTATGAGGAAATCCTCGATCGCCTTCGCATCATCGCCGCCGAGCAGCGCTTCCTCATCGGCATCCGCCTGCTGACCGGCGCGATCACCGGCAAACAGGCCGCCCGCGCCTTCACCCATGTCGCCGACCTCATCGTCGCGGCGGCGCTGAAGGCGGTGCTGGAGGAGATCGAGGCGGCGCACGGCAAATTCCCCGGCGGGCGCGTGGTGCTGGTCGGCATGGGCAAGCTCGGCAGCTTCGAATTGACCGCCGGCTCCGACATCGACCTGATCCTCCTCTACGACCACGAGAGCGACGCCTTCGAATCGGACGGTCCGAAACCCCTCGACAACGTCAAATATTTCACCCGCATCACCCAGCGGCTGATCGCGGCGCTCTCCGCGCCGACGGCCGAGGGGGTGCTCTATGAAGTGGACATGCGCCTGCGCCCCTCAGGCAACAAGGGGCCGGTGGCAACCCGCATCACCTCCTTCGCCAAGTACCAGGCCGAGGAGGCCTGGACCTGGGAGCACATGGCGCTCACCCGCGCCCGGGTTCTCTGCGGCGAGGAGAGCCTGATGACGGAGGCGGAAAGCATCTTCCGCACCGTGCTCGCCCGCAAGCGCGACACGGCGAAGATCGCCAAGGACGTCGCCGAGATGCGCGATCTCATCGATCAGGAAAAGCCGCCCAGGGACATCTGGGACCTGAAGCTCATCGCAGGCGGGCTGATCGACATCGAATTCATCGCCCAGTTCCTGGCGCTGGTCGCGCCGGCCCGCGGCGCCCCGCAGCCGGAAGAGGTCATGCCGACCGCCGATGCGCTCGCCGTCCTTGGCGCCGGCATGATGGACCCCAACGACCTCGATACGGTGCAGAAGGCGCTGTCGCTCTATACGGAGATCTCGCAGATCGTCCGCCTCTGCGTCGACGGCGGCTTCGACCCCAGGGAAGCCCCAGCCGGCCTCATCGACCTCGTCTGCCGGGCCGGTGACTGCCCGGACTTGCGCACGCTGGAGGCGGAAATCCGCCGGATATCGAAGGCTGTGCGGAAGATTTTCCAGGGGGTGGTGAAGGGCTGAGGCGTTTCCCTTGCGCTCTCGCCATCATGTTCGGGACTGGGATGGCATCGGGTACAAGCGTGATTGGCCGCAAGGTTGCTTGCCCTTCACCCTAACCCACTCCCCGCAAGCGGGGAGGGGGGACGTGCCCCACATGAACGCTGATGGTTTGGGAAAGCGGTTCGGCATCTCACCTTCTCCCCCTTGCGGGAGAAGGTGGCCGGCAGGCCGGATGAGGGGCAAGCCACCGTCGAGATCGATTGCCTCAAGCCGCCGCCAGATGCAACCCCGCCAGCCGTTCGCGATCAGGGATGCGCACCGAGATGATCGTGCCCTTGCCCTCGACGGAATGGATGCGCATGCCGCCGCCGTGGAGATGGGCGAGGGAGCGGGAGATGGCAAGGCCAAGGCCCGAGCCGCCCTTGCTCTTGGCGTACTGGCTCTGCACCTGCTCGAAGGGCTGGCCGATCTTCTGGAGGGCGGATTTCGGGATGCCGATGCCGGTATCGGCGATGGTCAGCGTGATCGCGCCGTGGACCTTGCGCGCCCGCACCTCCACCTTGCCGCCCGCATTGGTGAACTTCATGGCGTTGGAGAGCAGGTTCAACAGGATCTGCTTCATGGCCCGGCGATCCGCGACGGCAAGGAGATTGTCCGGGCAGGTCTGCCGCACGGCGATGTTCTTCTTCTCCGCCTGCAGCATGGTGAGCCGCATGGTCTCCTCGATCAGCGGCGCGAGGTCGACCGTCTCGCAGCTGATGCGCATGTGGCCGGCCTCGATCTTCGACATGTCGAGGATGTCGCTGATGACGTTGAGCAGGTGCTTGCCGCTCTCGTGGATGTCGCGGGAATATTCGCGGTACTTGTCGGAGCCGATCGGGCCGAACATCTGGTTCTGCAGGATTTCCGAAAAGCCGAGGATGGCGTTGAGCGGCGTGCGCAGCTCGTGCGACATGTTGGCGAGGAATTCCGACTTGGCGCGGTTGGCCGCCTCGGCGCGCTCCTTCTCCGCCTGATAGTTGGCATTGGCGAGCGAAAGTTCCGTCTTCTGCCGCTCCAGCGTGGCGCGGGAGGCCGAGAGGTCGCCGATGGTCGCCATCAGCCGGCGCTCGGATTCGCGCAGGCGCACCTGATGCCGCTTCATCATGGTGATGTCGGTGCCGACGGAGACGCAGCCGCCGTCTCGGGTGCGCCGCTCGTTGATCTGTAGCCAGCGCTCGTCGGCAAGCTGCACCTCGCTGGTCTGCGAAATGCCGGTGCCGTCCGCATCCGCGATGCGCCGCTCGATGACCGGACGGGCCGCCGCGGCATGCACCGTCGCGCGCTCCGTGCCGGGCACCAGCACCTCGTCGGGAAGGCCATAGGCCTGCTGGTAATGCGCGTTGCACATGACGAGCCGGTCGTGCTTGTCCCAGAGGACGAAGGCCTCGGAGGTGCATTCGATGGCGTCGGCGAGGCGCTGGTCGGCCTCCTGGTAGCGCTGGGCGAGCCTGTGCTGCTCGGTCACGTCCATGGCGATGCCGATCATGTGCAGCCGGCCGGAGGCCATGCGGATGAGCTGGGCGCGGGCGCGCAGCCAGACGTAATGCCCCTCGGCATGGCGCATGCGGAAGACCTGGTCGACCTGCTTGGCCTCGCTACGCGCGACCGCGCGCGCGACCTGGTAAATGCCGTCGTCGTCGGGATGCATCAGGCGCGCGGCATCGCCGAAGGAGAGCACGCTGTCGCGCGCCGGCATGCCGAGCATCTCGTACATGGAGCGCGACCAGAACAGCCGGCGGTTGGTGAGGTCGAAGTCCCACAGGCCGCAGCGGCCGCGGGCGAGCGCCGTCTCCACGCGCAGGTTGGACTCCGCGAAGATCGCATCCGCGTCACGCGCGCGCTTGGCCTGGATATAATAGGCATAGAGGATGACGAGCAGGATCGCCGAGATGCCGGCGAAGAGCGTGACGT
The Shinella zoogloeoides DNA segment above includes these coding regions:
- a CDS encoding cytochrome c-type biogenesis protein, giving the protein MMRRLLIAALFLLSAFPAFAVNPDEVLSDPALEARARALSAELRCMVCQNQSIDDSNAELARDLRLLVRERLKNGDSDEAVIDYVVSRYGEFVLLSPRVRGETLLLWGAPLVLFLAGATAMILFVRRRSGQPTGTPLSEAEKSELERALKND
- a CDS encoding Do family serine endopeptidase, with translation MSKISAFRPGLKTVLQTTTVAGLAAVMLATGIPARVTESHAEAVAVQAPQVASFADVVSAVSPAVVSVRVQSDVKQANDESNFSFNFGGRGFDDLPDDHPLKRFFREFGGQDQFHGDRGPDRRFGDRRGPNRKPHLRPTAQGSGFFISEDGYIVTNNHVVSDGSAFTVVMNDGTELNATLVGKDSRTDLAVLKVAEKDKRKFTYVSFADDNQIRVGDWVVAVGNPFGLGGTVTAGIISARGRDIGSGPYDDYLQVDAAVNRGNSGGPTFNLSGQVVGINTAIFSPSGGNVGIAFAIPASVAKGVVADLMKDGKVDRGWLGVQIQPVSRDIADSLGLADAAGALVVEPQADSPGAKAGIKKGDVITALDGEPVKDPRDLARRVADIAPGKKVDISVWRDGKSQNVSVEIGTLAGEQIQASATPDEAAPAEENSEQALADLGISVTPGDDGLTVSTVDPDSDASDRGLKEGDRITSVNNQTVKSADDVMKVIEGARKDGRTKALFQIETKDGSRFLALPIDQG
- a CDS encoding response regulator transcription factor; translation: MKILIVEDDLEAAAYLSKAFREAGIVLDHASDGESGLFLATENTYDVLVIDRMLPRRDGLSLISELRRRNIHTPVLILSALGQVDDRVTGLRAGGDDYLPKPYAFSELLARIEVLGRRKGTPEQDMVYRVGDLELDRLSHTVKRAGKEILLQPREFRLLEYLMKNAGQVVTRTMLLENVWDYHFDPQTNVIDVHVSRLRSKIEKDFDQPLLRTVRGAGYMMKDEAAG
- a CDS encoding sensor histidine kinase, whose protein sequence is MLGRLTALYRTTAVRLSAVYLLLFAACAAFLVFYVSSMSEGLLQQQMREAVAQEADQIERIFDNNGMNGLLRTLERRSRQPGANLYIIASPTGEVLAGNVASLQPGVLDTEGWTEMPFRYQRYQEEARGNSRPMAYAQVIVLSNGLRVLVGRDLGEPENFRVLVRQALMVALGVMGVGALAIWYLIGRNALKRMDRMSDASQRIMAGDLSQRLPTSGSGDEFDRLSESLNTMLGRIEKLNEGLKQVSDNIAHDLKTPLTRLRNKAEAALAGGEAAEHRTALEEMIGESDQLIRTFNALLMISRVEAGQAPAEMSAVDISEIAHDSAELYEPVAEDCGLRLVTEIADGIEVKGNRELIGQALGNLIDNAVKYAEGSEGEPEIRVSLARREGDVVLSVADSGPGVPDDKRDDVVQRFVRLDASRSKPGTGLGLSLVGAVMEMHHGRLELDATHPERENNRGLTVRMVFPILPD
- a CDS encoding bifunctional [glutamine synthetase] adenylyltransferase/[glutamine synthetase]-adenylyl-L-tyrosine phosphorylase yields the protein MSVTEATRFSDLSASPIRPLSQTEVKSVLSDLKDWGREHAGIAKLLAEDGPLKDFIVAAFTLSPYLRDTARIDPALLVRALEEPILPAIEAAVARTRKAWEPGEGGEVTEAMLMTRLRVAKREVAFLTALADLARIFDARKTTALLTGLAEAATSAAIDHLLLSAHASGKLKLPDPARPSEKSGLIVLGMGKLGAAELNYSSDIDLVVFFDPMADVAVDPSEAVETFSRLVRRLIRIMQERTADGYVFRTDLRLRPDPGATPLAISFDSAMLYYEGRGQNWERAAFIKAKPIAGDLKAGEAFLRGLVPFVFRKYLDYAAIADIHSIKRQIHVHKGHGEIAVKGHNVKLGRGGIREIEFFVQTQQLIAGGRVPALRLRATEPMLAELAKANWIDEATARELTDAYWFLRDVEHRVQMVRDEQSHILPETEAELKRIAFMMGFADTAAFSAKLVEVLKTVERRYAALFEQEAKLSSETGNLVFTGQKDDPDTLETLKRLGFERPADISRTIRTWHYGRYRATQSVEARERLTELTPQLLRVFGESKRADEALLRFDSFISGLPAGIQLFSLLGNNPALLSLIVNIMSSAPKLAEVIAAKPHVFDGMLDPGLLAELPTRAYLSERIEGFVSGARHYEEILDRLRIIAAEQRFLIGIRLLTGAITGKQAARAFTHVADLIVAAALKAVLEEIEAAHGKFPGGRVVLVGMGKLGSFELTAGSDIDLILLYDHESDAFESDGPKPLDNVKYFTRITQRLIAALSAPTAEGVLYEVDMRLRPSGNKGPVATRITSFAKYQAEEAWTWEHMALTRARVLCGEESLMTEAESIFRTVLARKRDTAKIAKDVAEMRDLIDQEKPPRDIWDLKLIAGGLIDIEFIAQFLALVAPARGAPQPEEVMPTADALAVLGAGMMDPNDLDTVQKALSLYTEISQIVRLCVDGGFDPREAPAGLIDLVCRAGDCPDLRTLEAEIRRISKAVRKIFQGVVKG
- a CDS encoding PAS domain-containing sensor histidine kinase, with the protein product MADAQRGRAAGGWTRLRFPGMAAWEDETTGQAKIFAGPAARRLTRAEPVLKRSIPILIIAFLFVVGISRMVGIIAEHDRMDASVRDTTSLTAMAVGAVFSGTLAESLANSDRMAVEAALSLNLPQDRMQPGGIVLFVEEEGRVFGASLAAARFVGQSLARFSSELAAAQYFGEAGGVFHTRIGGEEYYASLVQMPKKGGFIVVANPLGHLALFWRDEVALNVTLFAGISAILLVILYAYYIQAKRARDADAIFAESNLRVETALARGRCGLWDFDLTNRRLFWSRSMYEMLGMPARDSVLSFGDAARLMHPDDDGIYQVARAVARSEAKQVDQVFRMRHAEGHYVWLRARAQLIRMASGRLHMIGIAMDVTEQHRLAQRYQEADQRLADAIECTSEAFVLWDKHDRLVMCNAHYQQAYGLPDEVLVPGTERATVHAAAARPVIERRIADADGTGISQTSEVQLADERWLQINERRTRDGGCVSVGTDITMMKRHQVRLRESERRLMATIGDLSASRATLERQKTELSLANANYQAEKERAEAANRAKSEFLANMSHELRTPLNAILGFSEILQNQMFGPIGSDKYREYSRDIHESGKHLLNVISDILDMSKIEAGHMRISCETVDLAPLIEETMRLTMLQAEKKNIAVRQTCPDNLLAVADRRAMKQILLNLLSNAMKFTNAGGKVEVRARKVHGAITLTIADTGIGIPKSALQKIGQPFEQVQSQYAKSKGGSGLGLAISRSLAHLHGGGMRIHSVEGKGTIISVRIPDRERLAGLHLAAA